The sequence AGTTAATTCTAAGAAGTTGGGCTTAAGAACTGAAGCTTCTCAAAGATTTGAAAAAGAAATTGATCCTAATTTAGCACAACTTGCTATAGATAGAGCGTGTGCACTTGTAGTTGAGTTAGGTTGTGGAGAAATTATGCAAGGAACTATAGATATATATAATGATGTTAAGCCGGTTAAAACTATGACAGTTTCATCAACTTATATTAATGATTTCCTTGGTACAGATATCAGTAAAGAGGATATGAAAGATTACCTAGATAGATTGGATTTATCAACTGAAATTCAAGGTGACAATCTTGTGATAACAGTGCCAACTTTTAGAATAGATATTGCTATAAAACAAGATATAGCTGAAGAAATTGCAAGAATTTATGGTTATGACAAGATACCAACAACTATAATAAAGACATCTACTCAAAGACAACCAAAGAATAGAAAACAATTACTAGATGATAAAATAGTAGATATAATGATAGCTTGTGGTTTAAATCAGTCAATTAGTTATTCATTTGTAAGTCCAAAGGTGTTTGATCTTGTGAATTTACCAGAAGATAGCAAGCTAAGAAATACTGTAAAGATAAAGAATCCGCTTGGCGAGGATTATAGTTTAATGAGAACTACTACAGTACCATCTATGATGGAATGTTTAGCTAGAAACTATGCAAGAAATAATGAATATGCTTCATTGTTTGAAATAGGAAAAATATATATTCCAAATGAAGACGAAACACAACTTCCTACTGAAAGAAACATTCTTACTATAGGTATGTATGGAAATGTAGATTACTTAGATATTAAGGGAGTTATGGATGATTTAATTGAAGAAATAGGACTTCAAAAATATAACTTTAAGAGACAAATGGAAAACCCAATGTATCATCCAGGAAAAACTGCAGAATTATATTCAGGAAAAACTAAGGTTGCAGTGATTGGAGAAGTACATCCAACAGTTTGTGATAATTATGGTGTAGGAACTGATTGCTACATAGCACAAGTTGACTTAGATGCATTATATGAAAATATAAATACTAAGAAGTCATATACACCATTACCAAAGTTCCCAGCAGTAACTAGAGATATAGCTCTTTTAGTTGATGATGATATCTTAGTTCAAGAGATTGAAGAAACTATAAGAAAAACAGGTGGACATTTAGTTGAAAAAACAACTCTATTTGATGTATATAAAGGAAAGCAAATACCTGAAGGCAAGAAGAGTATTGCTTATGCTATTATCTATAGAGATCCATCTAAGACTCTTAAAGATGAAGAAATAAACAAGGTTCATGATAAGATTTTACGTGCATTAGAATTTAAATTAGGGGCGCAACTTAGATAATCTATATTTAAAGTGGTGTAAAAAAGTGATAAAATTACACTAAGGATAATTTGATTGATAAGAGGTGTTAAAATGGGAAATGTGGCTGTTAAAATAGATGGTATTGAGTACAATCTAAAGGGAGAAGAAGATGATAAGTATTTAAAACATTTAGTGACCTATGCAGAAAACAAAATGAATGAATTGAAAGAAAAAAATTCTAAACTATCAACTTCAGCGGCAGCAATGTTAACGGCTATAAACCTTGTAGATGAACTTTTTAAAGGCAATGAGGATTATAATGAATTATTGCAGAATTTTGAAGATTTAAAGAAGAATGAAGAAGAATTAAAAAAACAAGTTCAGGAACTCTTGCATGCAAATAAAGAGCTATCTGAAAATGAAAGTAAACTTCTAATAGAGATTGATGAATTAAAGTTAGATGAATCTTCAAAGAATTTGCAAAAAGAAAATGAAGCTTTACAAAAATCTTCTTTAGCGAATAAAGAGATTAAAGAAAAGTTGCTTAAAGAAAATAAAGAATTAAAGTTTCAGCTTAGATCAAGTAAATATAAGTTGATGGATGTAGAGCAGAAGTATCTAGATACACAAATTAAATTAGCTAAGGCTATAAAAGATAAAAATCCATTGCTACAGATCCATATGGAGTAAAAAAAACCTGTCTTCTTGACAGGTTTTTTTTAAAAGTATATAGTTTTAAACAGAAGAGTGTACAGGAGAGATGAAAAAATGAATAACGTAGAATTATTAGCTCCAGCAGGAAGTATGGAAAGTTTATATGCAGCAGTAAATAATGGAGCAGATGCAGTCTATTTAGGAGGAGATAAGTTCTCTGCTAGGGCATATGCATCAAATTTTGATAAAGAAAATATAGAAAAAGCTATAAATTATGCACATAGTTATGATGTTAAGGTTTATGTAACTATAAATATTTTACTTAAGGAAGAAGAAGTTTATGAAGCATTAGAATATGCGAAATTTTTATATAGTATAGGTGTAGATGCATTAATAATCCAAGATATTGGATTGTTTAAACTTATTAAAGAAGAGGTTGAAGGTTATGAATTGCATGCTTCAACTCAAATGACTATACATAATGGAGAAGCTGCTGCTTTTTATAAAAATGCAGGATTTCATAGAGTGGTTCTATCTAGGGAACTATCACTTAAGGAAATAGAATATATATCAAAGGACTTAAACATAGAGACAGAGATATTTGTACACGGGGCTCTTTGTGTTTCTTATTCTGGACAATGTTTGATGAGCAGTATGATAGGTGGCAGAAGTGGTAACAGAGGAAGATGCGCGCAAGCTTGCAGATTACCATATAAATTAGTAAGTGATAAATCTGAAAAGAAGTATGAAGGATATCTTTTAAGTCCAAAGGATATTTCAACCTATGATATGCTAAAAGATTTGTTGAGTACAGGAACATCTTCACTTAAAGTAGAAGGAAGAATGAAGAAACCAGAGTATGTGGCTGGGGTTGTTTCAGAATATAGAAAAAATATAGATGCTATAAATGCAAATAGAACTATAGATACTAAAAAAGGTACTACTAAGTTATTGAAACTATTTAATAGAGAAGGTTTTTCACAAGCATTTTTTTATAAGAATACAGGCAGAGATATGATGGCGTATAATATGCCAAAGAATTCTGGAATTGGTATCGGAAAAGTTGAAAAGAATTTAATAAAGTTAACTGAACCAATAAGTAAAGGTGATGGAATAAGATACAATGATAAAGGTTTTGTGATAAGCAAGATCCTTGTTGGTGATACTGAAGTTCAGGAAGCTAAAGCTGGGGATGTAGTGAAAATATTGCCAAAGCCATACAAAAATAATGATATATTATTTAAGACTTCTGATGTGAAGTTAAATGATGAACTGGCATTGACTTATAGAAATCCTTATGAAAAGAAAATAGAGCTTGAAGCAGAGATAATATTTAAGGTGAATGAGCCACTTATTATAAAGTCTATCTATAATGATAAAGAGTATAAAGTTAAAGGGGAGATAGTACAAACTGCTTTGAAACAACCTATAACTAAGGAAAAAATAGAAACAAACATATTGAAAAATAGTGATAATCAGTTTAAATTTTCTAAGGTTAGCTATGAAGTTTATGAGGAAGGTTTTTTACCTCTGTCTTCAATTAATGCTGCAAGAAGAGAAATTTTAAATCAAATATATGAGGAAAAAATAAATAAATATAAAAGAAGAATAATTAAACCTTTCAATAATAGAATAAGAAAAGAAAGGGTAATAGGAGAAAAAGAATACTATTATATAGTAAGAAAAAAAAGTCAACTAAATACAGTATTAAATTATAATGTAAATAATGTTATAATAGATATGTTTACTAAAGGTCAAGATGCCATTGATATAAAAGATATAAAGGAATTAGGTATAAAAAATTTCTATTTAAAGCTACCTAATATAATAAAAAATGAATTTGTATCTGTATGCTCGATTATTGATGAATTATTACCTGATATTAAAGGATTATATACCGGTAACGTAGGGATAATAAACAAATATAATGGAAAAACGAAGATTATTGGTGACTATAAGATAAATATAATGAATAGTAAGACTATGGAGTTTTACGGAGACTATTTGGATGTACCGTTGATTTCTTTAGAGTTGAATAGAAAAGAATTAAAGGAAACCTGCAAAAAATATAAAGGAAATATAGGATACACAATATATGGAAAAACTGAATTGATGGTAAATGAATATTGTGTTATAGGAAGTACAGCGGGAGGTAAAACATGTAGTTCAGCTTGTAATAAAGCATGTGAAAGAGATAATTTTGTTTTAATTGATAGGATGAACGAAGCGTTTACTGTTATAACAGACAAATATTGTAGAACACATCTATATAATTCAGTACCTTTATGCTTAATTAAGGAAAAAGAGGACCTCTATAATATAGGAATAAATAAATTTATCGTAGAGTTCACTGATGAAGATGGTGATCAATGTGAGAATATTTTAAATTGGATAAACAAAAATATTGAGATTAAATTAAATTGTACTAAGGGACATTACAAGCGGGGTGTAGAATAGATGAACAACAGAGCTCTAAGAGTATTAGAATTTGATAAGGTTAAGCAAAAAGTGGCAGCTTATGCCACTACAAGTGCTACAAAAGAACTTATTGCTGAATTAGAACCTTATGAAACTGCCTTTGAAGTTAAAAGAAGTTTAGAGGAAACAAATGAGGCTTTAGAATTATTAATGAAAAAAGGAAATCCTCCTTTTGAAGGACTTTACAATATAAATGATTATGTTTCTCGTTGTGAAAAGGGTGGGGATTTAAGTGCAGCAGGCTTATTAAAGATAGCAAACATGTTAAGAGCAGCAAGAAGATTTAAAGAGTATATTGCTAGAAAAGATGAAGAACAAGGCTATGAAAATATAGAAGAGATTGCACAAAACTTATTAGGTATTAAGAATCTTGAGGATAGTATTTTTCTTGCTATCGTAAGTGAGGATGAAATTGCTGATAGAGCTAGTGAAGCTTTATATAAGATAAGAACGAGTCTTAAAAACAAGAATAACTCCATCAGAGAAAAATTAGGCTCAGTAATGAAAAATTATTCAAAGTATATGCAAGATAATCTATATACTATGCGTGGAGATAGATATGTTATTCCTGTAAAGGCAGAGCATAAAGGTAGCGTAGAGGGGCTTGTGCATGATCAAAGTTCTACAGGTGCAACTTTATTTATAGAGCCTATTGGACTTGTTAATTTGAATAATGAGATAAAAGAATTAATGCTTAAAGAAAAAGCAGAAATTGAAAGAATTTTAGCAGAACTTTCAACTAGAGTTTATAACTCAATTGCAACTGTAAAATTAGATTGGGAAATTTTATGCACCTTAGATTTTATCTTTGCAAAAGCTAAGTATGGACTAGAGATAAATGGGATAAAACCTGAAATTAATGAACAAGGTAAGATTAATTTAATAAGAGTTAGACATCCACTAATTGACAAAGATAGAGTAGTGCCTTCAGATATATTTATGGGAGATGCATTTACTAGCCTAATAATTACTGGACCTAATACAGGTGGTAAGACGGTAACTTT comes from Clostridium sp. TW13 and encodes:
- the pheT gene encoding phenylalanine--tRNA ligase subunit beta; this encodes MKVPYTWLKDYVDVNIDAKELGDRLTLSGSNVEEVAISGDTIQNVVTGLITKIEKHPDADKLSICQVNIGDVEIQIVTAATNMKEQDIVPVALHGAVLFDGTKIKKGKLRGVVSNGMFCSEEELGIAGDEPVHGLLIMPKDTPIGKDIKEVLGLNKAVIDLEITSNRPDCLSIIGMARETAATLNLKYKMPNLGFDAKNSTNINDELKVSIKDELCKRYMARGVKNVKIAPSPVWMQDRLNEAGVRPINNIVDITNFVMLEIGQPMHAFDRREINSGEIVVERATAGEKFTTLDEVERELDNSVLCIKDGNKTIGLAGIMGGLNSEIQEDTTEVVFESANFEGVNIRVNSKKLGLRTEASQRFEKEIDPNLAQLAIDRACALVVELGCGEIMQGTIDIYNDVKPVKTMTVSSTYINDFLGTDISKEDMKDYLDRLDLSTEIQGDNLVITVPTFRIDIAIKQDIAEEIARIYGYDKIPTTIIKTSTQRQPKNRKQLLDDKIVDIMIACGLNQSISYSFVSPKVFDLVNLPEDSKLRNTVKIKNPLGEDYSLMRTTTVPSMMECLARNYARNNEYASLFEIGKIYIPNEDETQLPTERNILTIGMYGNVDYLDIKGVMDDLIEEIGLQKYNFKRQMENPMYHPGKTAELYSGKTKVAVIGEVHPTVCDNYGVGTDCYIAQVDLDALYENINTKKSYTPLPKFPAVTRDIALLVDDDILVQEIEETIRKTGGHLVEKTTLFDVYKGKQIPEGKKSIAYAIIYRDPSKTLKDEEINKVHDKILRALEFKLGAQLR
- the zapA gene encoding cell division protein ZapA, yielding MGNVAVKIDGIEYNLKGEEDDKYLKHLVTYAENKMNELKEKNSKLSTSAAAMLTAINLVDELFKGNEDYNELLQNFEDLKKNEEELKKQVQELLHANKELSENESKLLIEIDELKLDESSKNLQKENEALQKSSLANKEIKEKLLKENKELKFQLRSSKYKLMDVEQKYLDTQIKLAKAIKDKNPLLQIHME
- a CDS encoding U32 family peptidase produces the protein MNNVELLAPAGSMESLYAAVNNGADAVYLGGDKFSARAYASNFDKENIEKAINYAHSYDVKVYVTINILLKEEEVYEALEYAKFLYSIGVDALIIQDIGLFKLIKEEVEGYELHASTQMTIHNGEAAAFYKNAGFHRVVLSRELSLKEIEYISKDLNIETEIFVHGALCVSYSGQCLMSSMIGGRSGNRGRCAQACRLPYKLVSDKSEKKYEGYLLSPKDISTYDMLKDLLSTGTSSLKVEGRMKKPEYVAGVVSEYRKNIDAINANRTIDTKKGTTKLLKLFNREGFSQAFFYKNTGRDMMAYNMPKNSGIGIGKVEKNLIKLTEPISKGDGIRYNDKGFVISKILVGDTEVQEAKAGDVVKILPKPYKNNDILFKTSDVKLNDELALTYRNPYEKKIELEAEIIFKVNEPLIIKSIYNDKEYKVKGEIVQTALKQPITKEKIETNILKNSDNQFKFSKVSYEVYEEGFLPLSSINAARREILNQIYEEKINKYKRRIIKPFNNRIRKERVIGEKEYYYIVRKKSQLNTVLNYNVNNVIIDMFTKGQDAIDIKDIKELGIKNFYLKLPNIIKNEFVSVCSIIDELLPDIKGLYTGNVGIINKYNGKTKIIGDYKINIMNSKTMEFYGDYLDVPLISLELNRKELKETCKKYKGNIGYTIYGKTELMVNEYCVIGSTAGGKTCSSACNKACERDNFVLIDRMNEAFTVITDKYCRTHLYNSVPLCLIKEKEDLYNIGINKFIVEFTDEDGDQCENILNWINKNIEIKLNCTKGHYKRGVE